From the genome of Acidobacteriota bacterium:
GCGCGATGAGATCGCGCTGGTTCGCAACTCAACCGAGGCCAATAGCTATATCGCCAACGGGATCGATATGAAGGCCGGCGATGAAGTCCTGATGACCGATCAGGAGCACCCCTCCGGCAACGGTCCGTGGGATCTGCGCGCCAAGCGCTATGGCGTGGTGGTGAAACGTTTCGTGCTTCCCAAGCCGCCGAAGACGCCGGCCGAGATCATGAACCGCCTGAACGACGCCCTCACGCCCCGAACACGCGTCATATTCGTCAGCCATATCACCACGGTCACCGGCGTCGTCTTGCCCGTCAAGGAGATCTGCGCTTTGGCACGCTCGAAGGGCATTCTTTCTGCGATTGACGGGGCCCATACCACTGGGATGATGAAGCTGAACATCAGCGAACTGGGCTGCGACATGTTCGCTTCCAGCCCACATAAATGGTTGCAGGCGCCAAAGGGCTCTGGCTTCCTCTACGTTCGCGAAGAGATGCAGGATCGGCTCTGGAGCACGATCGCGACCGCCGGTTGGGATGACCCCAAGCTGAAAGCCGAGCGCTTTCAGCGTATCGGAACGTCGAATGTCCCTTCTCTCCACGGCTTCCGTGCTGCCATCCAGTTCGCGCGTTTGTTGGGGATCGAGCGGATCGAAAAGCGTCATCGCCGGATGGCGGATTACCTGCTTGGCGAGATGATCAACCGCGGGGCCCAGTCCTGGACCTCGCCGGACCCAGCGATGCGCTGCGCCATCGTCACCGTCAACGTCCCTCCGGTACAGCGCATGGATCTGGAAAACTGGCTGTGGAAGACGAAGAAGATCCGTATTCGCGGCGGGGAGCCTTCGAAGCTTCGCCTCTCGACGCCCTATTTCCTGTTGAAGGCGGACATTGATCGGTTCCTATCGGCTTTCGATGAGTACAAGAGGGTAAAGAAAGCGTAGCGATTCAAGGAGTGGCCGAGCACAGCGCCTGTTGGTCGGGAAGTCGCAAGATCAGGACCGATTGCGCTACCCATTCACCGGTCTTATCCTGCATGGCGGAGACCTGCACTACTGTGCCGTTTCTAAGATCATCCGCCGGGATCGCGGAGCGAGCCGCTTGCGGCCCCGAGGCGGCGTACCCGAAGCGGGCCGTCGAAACCTCCACGCGGCGTACCGTGCGCCCGCGTGCCCTGATATATACCCATTTACCCGGCGGATCCTGCGTCGTACCGCGCACGACCGTGCCGCCGAACATCCCCACCGGTCCTGACCCCAGGGCGGGGACAAGGAGTCCCCCGACGAGGATGGCGGTTGCCGCGAAGTGCCTCATGGTTTTTTTGATGCGCCTCTTCGCCCCGGCGTGCCGCAGTTCTAATCGTAATATTCCAAGCCAAGGTGAGTGATGAGCTGCTCGCCTTTCAGGTGCCGCAGAGTGTTCTTCAGCTTCATCAACTGGATGAACAGGTCGTGCTCCGGATACAGCCCCGGCGCAGTCATCGGCGACTTGAAATAGAAGCTTAGCCACTCCTGGATACCGATCCCCCTCAACTGGCCCGAACGCTGCGCCAAATCGAGGAATAGAACCAAGTCGAGAACGATGGGCGCCGCGAGGATCGAGTCGCGGCACAAGAAGTCGACCTTGATCTGCATCGGGTAGCCGAGCCAGCCGAAGATGTCGATATTGTCCCAACCCTCTTTGTTATCCCCGCGCGGCGGGTAGTAGTTGATGCGGACCTTGTGGAAGATATTTCCGTAAAGGTCGGGATACATCTCCGGCTGTAGGATGTGCTCCAGCACGCCAAGCTTCGACTCCTCCTTTGTCTTGAACGACTCCGGATCGTCGAGCAC
Proteins encoded in this window:
- a CDS encoding aminotransferase class V-fold PLP-dependent enzyme, coding for MLDRRSFLRTAASLTASLTLPPTLLQALSQPAPALPPPPLSDTDEEAYWSQVRQQFLIPPDEVYLNNGTVGSSPIPVLQAVFSAYKDTEKMDQPDAEDYPIWGYGPWNEFRDPLAGFVGCKRDEIALVRNSTEANSYIANGIDMKAGDEVLMTDQEHPSGNGPWDLRAKRYGVVVKRFVLPKPPKTPAEIMNRLNDALTPRTRVIFVSHITTVTGVVLPVKEICALARSKGILSAIDGAHTTGMMKLNISELGCDMFASSPHKWLQAPKGSGFLYVREEMQDRLWSTIATAGWDDPKLKAERFQRIGTSNVPSLHGFRAAIQFARLLGIERIEKRHRRMADYLLGEMINRGAQSWTSPDPAMRCAIVTVNVPPVQRMDLENWLWKTKKIRIRGGEPSKLRLSTPYFLLKADIDRFLSAFDEYKRVKKA